From Apium graveolens cultivar Ventura chromosome 9, ASM990537v1, whole genome shotgun sequence, the proteins below share one genomic window:
- the LOC141686247 gene encoding uncharacterized protein LOC141686247: MTALCTQDSYWHQKTDAIGLLGLLPQQKMTAALRMLAYGAAADQCAEICRMGESTKLECVKIFCQQVEGLFGEEYLRTPTPTDLRRFLGRGEQMGFPGMIGSIDCMHWEWKNCPGGWGGAYSGRKGRPTIILEAVASYDTWIWHAFFGVPEAQNDINVLGQSPVFDKVIAENSPTVMFHVNGKRYNNAYYLADGIYPRYSTFVKTISNPATQSHKLFAKKQEAYRKDVERCFGILQSRWVILRHGARMH; this comes from the coding sequence ATGACCGCTCTTTGCACTCAAGATTCCTATTGGCATCAAAAAACAGATGCAATTGGATTACTTGGGTTGTTACCACAACAAAAAATGACTGCTGCACTACGAATGCTAGCTTACGGTGCAGCAGCTGATCAGTGTGCTGAAATATGTCGAATGGGAGAATCAACCAAACTTGAGTGTGTGAAAATTTTTTGTCAACAAGTGGAAGGGCTCTTTGGTGAGGAGTACCTCCGTACTCCAACACCAACAGATTTACGAAGGTTTCTAGGAAGGGGGGAACAAATGGGATTTCCAGGTATGATTGGAAGTATCGATTGTATGCATTGGGAGTGGAAGAATTGTCCAGGCGGGTGGGGAGGAGCTTATAGTGGTCGGAAAGGACGACCTACTATTATTCTAGAGGCAGTCGCTTCCTATGACACTTGGATCTGGCATGCTTTTTTTGGTGTGCCTGAAGCTCAAAATGATATTAATGTTCTAGGCCAGTCTCCTGTATTTGATAAGGTCATCGCAGAAAATAGTCCAACGGTGATGTTTCACGTTAATGGGAAAAGATACAACAATGCGTATTATCTTGCTGATGGAATTTATCCGAGGTATTCAACATTTGTAAAAACTATATCAAATCCTGCCACTCAATCACATAAATTGTTTGCTAAGAAACAGGAGGCATATCGCAAAGATGTGGAGAGGTGTTTTGGTATCTTGCAATCTCGATGGGTTATTCTTCGTCATGGTGCTCGAATGCATTAA
- the LOC141684410 gene encoding thiamine pyrophosphokinase 1 isoform X2 encodes MEVMIHSSSFLLPEIPAGEDSGIGLTYSLVLLNQSLPRFTPLLWQHAQLRVCADGGANRLYDDLPDLFPNEDASSVRNRYKPDVIKGDMDSGTKIVDESHDQDTTDLHKSVAHIRDFHADMEKSRLCILVVGALGGRFDHEIGNINVLCCFSTIRIILLSEDCLIQLLPSTYHHDIYIQSSVEGPHCGLIPIGSPAASTTTTGLQWNLTNTEMRFGGLISTSNIVKGEIVTVQSDSDLLWTISLKSS; translated from the exons ATGGAAGTAATGATTcattcttcttcatttctcttgCCGGAAATTCCCGCCGGCGAAGACTCCGGTATCGGTCTAACATACTCGCTTGTTTTGCTCAATCAAAGTCTCCCTCGCTTCACTCCGTTGCTCTGGCAACACG CTCAGCTTCGTGTATGTGCTGATGGCGGTGCTAATCGTCTTTACGATGATTTGCCTGACCTGTTTCCTAACGAAGATGCCTCTTCGGTTCGAAACAG GTATAAGCCTGATGTGATAAAAGGAGACATGGATTCG GGGACCAAGATTGTAGATGAATCTCATGACCAGGATACCACTGATTTACATAAAAGTGTTGCGCACATTCGCGATTTTCATGCAGATATGGAGAAGTCCAGG TTATGCATTCTAGTTGTTGGAGCACTTGGTGGAAGGTTCGACCATGAAATCGGAAATATCAATGTTTTATGTTGTTTTTCAACTATACGGATAATACTTTTATCTGAAGATTGCCTAATACAACTCCTTCCAAGTACCTATCATCATGATATTTATATCCAGAGCTCAGTTGAAGGCCCACACTGTGGACTTATTCCAATTGGTTCACCTGCAGCAAGTACAACCACCACAGGGCTCCAATGGAACCTCA CTAATACGGAAATGAGATTTGGTGGGTTAATCAGCACATCCAATATTGTCAAAGGTGAGATTGTAACTGTGCAATCGGATTCTGATCTTCTTTGGACGATATCCTTAAAGAGCTCGTGA
- the LOC141684410 gene encoding thiamine pyrophosphokinase 1 isoform X1, whose product MEVMIHSSSFLLPEIPAGEDSGIGLTYSLVLLNQSLPRFTPLLWQHAQLRVCADGGANRLYDDLPDLFPNEDASSVRNRYKPDVIKGDMDSVRAEVLEFYKDMGTKIVDESHDQDTTDLHKSVAHIRDFHADMEKSRLCILVVGALGGRFDHEIGNINVLCCFSTIRIILLSEDCLIQLLPSTYHHDIYIQSSVEGPHCGLIPIGSPAASTTTTGLQWNLTNTEMRFGGLISTSNIVKGEIVTVQSDSDLLWTISLKSS is encoded by the exons ATGGAAGTAATGATTcattcttcttcatttctcttgCCGGAAATTCCCGCCGGCGAAGACTCCGGTATCGGTCTAACATACTCGCTTGTTTTGCTCAATCAAAGTCTCCCTCGCTTCACTCCGTTGCTCTGGCAACACG CTCAGCTTCGTGTATGTGCTGATGGCGGTGCTAATCGTCTTTACGATGATTTGCCTGACCTGTTTCCTAACGAAGATGCCTCTTCGGTTCGAAACAG GTATAAGCCTGATGTGATAAAAGGAGACATGGATTCGGTACGTGCAGAAGTACTAGAATTCTATAAAGATAT GGGGACCAAGATTGTAGATGAATCTCATGACCAGGATACCACTGATTTACATAAAAGTGTTGCGCACATTCGCGATTTTCATGCAGATATGGAGAAGTCCAGG TTATGCATTCTAGTTGTTGGAGCACTTGGTGGAAGGTTCGACCATGAAATCGGAAATATCAATGTTTTATGTTGTTTTTCAACTATACGGATAATACTTTTATCTGAAGATTGCCTAATACAACTCCTTCCAAGTACCTATCATCATGATATTTATATCCAGAGCTCAGTTGAAGGCCCACACTGTGGACTTATTCCAATTGGTTCACCTGCAGCAAGTACAACCACCACAGGGCTCCAATGGAACCTCA CTAATACGGAAATGAGATTTGGTGGGTTAATCAGCACATCCAATATTGTCAAAGGTGAGATTGTAACTGTGCAATCGGATTCTGATCTTCTTTGGACGATATCCTTAAAGAGCTCGTGA
- the LOC141684410 gene encoding thiamine pyrophosphokinase 1 isoform X3: protein MDSVRAEVLEFYKDMGTKIVDESHDQDTTDLHKSVAHIRDFHADMEKSRLCILVVGALGGRFDHEIGNINVLCCFSTIRIILLSEDCLIQLLPSTYHHDIYIQSSVEGPHCGLIPIGSPAASTTTTGLQWNLTNTEMRFGGLISTSNIVKGEIVTVQSDSDLLWTISLKSS, encoded by the exons ATGGATTCGGTACGTGCAGAAGTACTAGAATTCTATAAAGATAT GGGGACCAAGATTGTAGATGAATCTCATGACCAGGATACCACTGATTTACATAAAAGTGTTGCGCACATTCGCGATTTTCATGCAGATATGGAGAAGTCCAGG TTATGCATTCTAGTTGTTGGAGCACTTGGTGGAAGGTTCGACCATGAAATCGGAAATATCAATGTTTTATGTTGTTTTTCAACTATACGGATAATACTTTTATCTGAAGATTGCCTAATACAACTCCTTCCAAGTACCTATCATCATGATATTTATATCCAGAGCTCAGTTGAAGGCCCACACTGTGGACTTATTCCAATTGGTTCACCTGCAGCAAGTACAACCACCACAGGGCTCCAATGGAACCTCA CTAATACGGAAATGAGATTTGGTGGGTTAATCAGCACATCCAATATTGTCAAAGGTGAGATTGTAACTGTGCAATCGGATTCTGATCTTCTTTGGACGATATCCTTAAAGAGCTCGTGA
- the LOC141687289 gene encoding sm-like protein LSM4 gives MLPLSLLKTAQGHPMLVELKNGETYNGHLVNCDTWMNIHLREVICTSKDGDKFWRMPECYIRGNTIKYLRVPDEVIDKVQEEKSRADRKPPGAGGRGRGRGREDGTGGRGAKGMGRGMDDGLARGSSGGRGRGGPSGRTGGSRGGRGGR, from the exons ATG CTTCCTCTTTCTCTGCTTAAGACCGCTCAAGGTCATCCCATG TTGGTGGAACTTAAGAATGGAGAAACCTACAATGGACATTTGGTCAACTGTGATACTTGGATGAACATCCATCTGCGAGAAGTTATATGTACCTCTAAG GATGGAGATAAATTTTGGAGAATGCCTGAATGCTACATCAGAGGCAATACAATAAAATATCTTAGAGTTCCAGACGAG GTGATTGATAAGGTTCAGGAAGAGAAAAGCCGTGCTG ACAGAAAGCCTCCTGGTGCCGGGGGTCGTGGAAGAGGAAGAGGTAGAGAGGATGGTACTGGTGGGCGTGGAGCCAAAGGCATGGGCCGTGGCATGGATGATGGACTTGCAAGAGGTTCAAGTGGAGGAAGAGGCAGAGGAGGTCCCAGTGGAAGAACAGGTGGAAGCAGAG GTGGACGTGGTGGTCGGTAG